Proteins encoded within one genomic window of Acidovorax sp. 107:
- a CDS encoding ABC transporter ATP-binding protein: MSAAATKSKALVQAHDLAKTFDVSAPWLNRVIERKPRTLLHAVDGVSFEIEKGKTLALVGESGCGKSTVARLLVGLYEPTRGGLTFDNQDAHAAFKGNDAKAMRRRIQMIFQDPYASLNPRWLVEDIIGEPLKEHGLITDKAELKQRVGELLQSVGLSPLDMVKYPHQFSGGQRQRISIARALATEPEFLVCDEPTSALDVSVQAQVLNIMKDLQRERQLTYLFISHNLAVVRHVSDQVGVMYLGRLVELADKHTLFDTPRHPYTRMLLDAIPKMHDTGKARTPVQGEVPNPLNPPPGCAFNPRCPHVNDRCRTERPKLQSIGGIRIACHAVEEGRI, from the coding sequence ATGAGCGCCGCCGCAACGAAAAGTAAGGCCCTGGTGCAGGCGCATGACCTGGCCAAGACCTTTGACGTCTCTGCCCCGTGGCTCAACCGTGTGATCGAGCGCAAGCCCCGCACCCTGCTGCACGCGGTGGACGGCGTGAGCTTCGAGATCGAAAAGGGCAAGACGCTGGCCCTGGTGGGCGAGTCCGGCTGCGGCAAGAGCACCGTGGCCCGCTTGCTGGTGGGCCTGTACGAGCCCACCCGTGGCGGTCTCACGTTCGACAACCAGGATGCGCACGCGGCCTTCAAGGGCAACGATGCCAAGGCCATGCGCCGCCGCATCCAGATGATCTTCCAGGACCCGTACGCGAGTCTGAACCCTCGCTGGCTGGTGGAGGACATCATCGGTGAGCCGCTCAAGGAGCACGGCCTCATCACCGACAAGGCAGAGCTCAAACAGCGTGTGGGCGAGCTGCTGCAGTCCGTGGGGCTGTCGCCGCTCGACATGGTGAAGTATCCGCACCAGTTCTCCGGCGGCCAACGCCAGCGCATCTCGATTGCGCGCGCCCTGGCCACCGAGCCCGAGTTCCTGGTGTGCGACGAGCCCACCAGCGCGCTCGACGTGTCAGTGCAGGCGCAGGTGCTGAACATCATGAAGGACCTGCAGCGCGAGCGGCAGCTCACCTACCTGTTCATCAGCCACAACCTGGCCGTGGTGCGCCATGTGAGCGACCAGGTCGGCGTGATGTACCTAGGCCGCCTGGTCGAACTGGCCGACAAGCACACGCTGTTCGACACGCCGCGCCACCCCTACACGCGCATGCTGCTCGATGCCATCCCCAAGATGCACGACACGGGCAAGGCGCGCACACCGGTGCAGGGCGAGGTGCCCAACCCGCTGAACCCGCCACCCGGCTGTGCGTTCAACCCCCGCTGCCCGCATGTCAATGACCGCTGCCGCACCGAACGCCCCAAGCTCCAGAGCATCGGCGGCATCCGCATTGCGTGCCATGCGGTGGAGGAAGGGCGGATCTGA